A genomic region of Prionailurus bengalensis isolate Pbe53 chromosome D1, Fcat_Pben_1.1_paternal_pri, whole genome shotgun sequence contains the following coding sequences:
- the LOC122482560 gene encoding olfactory receptor 52A5-like, which yields MPIANGTMFIPSVLTFIGIPGLETIQCWIGIPFCVMYIIALVGNSLLLIIIKSEPSLHEPMYFFLAMLGATDIVLSTSIVPKMLGIFWFHLPEIYFDACLFQMWLIHTFQGIESGVLLAMALDRYVAICYPLRHAIIFTRQLVTHIGIGVTLRPALLVIPCLLLIKCRLKLYRTKLISHTYCEHMALVKLATEDVSISKFYGLLGAFVVGGLDFLLITLSYVQIFITVFHLSQKGARLKAFNTCIPHICIFFQFYLLAFFSFFTHRSGSSIPSYVHITLSNLYLLVPPFLNPFVYGVKTKHIRDKAVKMLCSKDQA from the coding sequence ATGCCTATTGCAAATGGCACCATGTTCATACCCTCTGTGCTGACTTTCATTGGGATCCCTGGTCTGGAAACTATTCAGTGTTGGATTGGGATTCCATTCTGTGTTATGTACATCATTGCTTTGGTGGGAAATTCTCTGCTTTTGATCATCATCAAATCTGAACCCAGTCTCCATGAACCTATGTATTTCTTTCTGGCCATGTTGGGAGCCACAGACATTGTACTTAGCACCAGCATTGTCCCCAAGATGCTTGGAATTTTTTGGTTCCACTTGCCAGAGATCTATTTTGATGCTTGCCTCTTTCAGATGTGGCTTATCCACACATTTCAAGGTATTGAATCGGGAGTCCTTTTGGCTATGGCTCTGGACCGCTATGTAGCAATCTGTTATCCACTGAGGCATGCTATCATATTCACTCGACAACTGGTCACACATATTGGAATTGGAGTGACCTTGCGGCCTGCCCTTTTGGTAATCCCATGCCTCTTGCTCATAAAGTGTCGTCTGAAACTTTACCGAACCAAGTTAATATCCCACACTTACTGTGAACACATGGCCCTTGTGAAGCTTGCCACTGAAGACGTTTCCATCAGTAAATTCTACGGTCTCCTTGGAGCTTTTGTTGTTGGTGGCCTGGACTTCCTTTTAATCACCCTCTCCTATGTACAAATATTTATCACTGTCTTTCACCTGTCCCAGAAAGGGGCACGTCTTAAGGCCTTTAATACATGTATTCCCCACATATGTATCTTCTTCCAATTCTatctccttgcctttttttcctttttcactcacAGATCTGGATCTTCTATTCCATCATATGTCCATATCACCTTGTCTAACCTTTACCTACTGGTTCCACCTTTCCTCAATCCCTTTGTATATGGGGTGAAGACCAAACACATTCGAGATAAGGCGGTAAAGATGTTGTGTTCCAAAGACCAGGCATGA
- the LOC122484263 gene encoding olfactory receptor 52A5-like has protein sequence MLLLNGSVFMPSVLTLIGIPGLQSVQCWIGIPFCVMYVIAVIGNSLILGIIRYERSLHKPMYIFLAMLGATDIALSTCILPKMLGIFWFHLPEISFAACLLQMWLIHSFQAIESGILLAMALDRYVAICDPLRHTTIFSQQLLTHIGVGVTLRAAILTAPSIMLIKCRLKLYRTTVISHSYCEHMAVVKLAIEDVRINKIYGLFVAFSILGFDIIFITLSYVQIFLTVFQLPQKEARFKAFNTCIAHICVFLQFYLLAFFSFFTHRFGSHIPPYVHILLSNLYLLVPPFLNPIVYGVKTKQICDHVLKMFFSKKHLDH, from the coding sequence ATGCTCCTCCTCAATGGCTCAGTCTTTATGCCCTCTGTACTAACACTCATTGGGATTCCTGGTCTACAGTCAGTGCAGTGTTGGATTGGGATCCCATTCTGTGTCATGTATGTCATCGCTGTGATTGGGAATTCCCTAATCTTGGGTATCATCAGATATGAACGCAGCCTCCATAAGCCCATGTACATATTTTTGGCCATGCTGGGGGCCACAGACATTGCACTTAGCACCTGTATTCTTCCCAAAATGTTAGGCATCTTCTGGTTTCATTTGCCAGAGATTTCCTTTGCAGCCTGCCTGCTACAAATGTGGCTTATCCATTCGTTCCAGGCAATCGAATCAGGCATCCTACTGGCAATGGCTCTAgatcgctatgtggccatctgtgaCCCCTTGAGACACACCACCATCTTCTCCCAGCAACTTTTGACTCACATTGGAGTTGGGGTGACACTCCGGGCTGCCATTCTTACAGCACCATCCATTATGCTCATCAAATGTCGTCTGAAACTCTACCGAACTACGGTCATCTCTCACTCTTACTGTGAGCACATGGCCGTTGTGAAGCTAGCTATTGAAGACGTCCGAATCAACAAGATATATGGTCTATTTGTTGCCTTCAGTATCTTAGGTTTTGACATAATCTTCATCACCTTGTCTTATGTTCAAATCTTTCTCACTGTGTTTCAATTGCCCCAGAAGGAGGCACGATTCAAGGCCTTTAATACCTGCATTGCCCAcatctgtgtcttcctccagtTCTAcctccttgctttcttctctttcttcacacATCGGTTTGGTTCTCACATACCACCATATGTTCATATCCTCCTATCAAACCTTTACCTGTTAGTCCCACCTTTTCTGAACCCCATTGTCTATGGTGTGAAGACCAAACAAATTTGTGACCATgtcctgaaaatgtttttctccaaAAAACATCTGGATCATTAG
- the LOC122482561 gene encoding olfactory receptor 52A1-like — protein MSVSNVTVFRPSVLTLIGIPGLETVQCWIGIPFCVMYLTAIIGNSLLLIIIRSERSLHEPMYIFLGMLGVTDIVLGTSIVPKMLGIFWFHVPEIYFDSCLLQMGLIHTFQGIESGILLAMAVDRYVAICYPLRHSAIFTHRLVTQIGALVTLRAALLVAPSLVLIKCRFQFYHTTIISHCYCEHMAIVKLAAENVRANKIYGLFVAFIVAGFDLIFITLSYAQIFFTVFRLPQKEARLKAFNTCIAHMCVFLQFYLLAFFSFFTHRFGAHVPPYIHILFSSLYLLVPPFLNPLVYGAKTKQIRIHVVKMFSS, from the coding sequence ATGTCCGTTTCCAACGTCACAGTCTTCAGGCCTTCTGTGTTGACACTGATAGGGATCCCAGGCCTAGAGACTGTGCAGTGCTGGATTGGGATTCCATTCTGTGTCATGTATCTCACTGCCATCATTGGAAACTCCTTGCTTCTGATCATCATCAGGTCAGAGCGCAGCCTCCATGAGCCCATGTACATTTTTCTAGGCATGCTGGGAGTCACAGATATTGTCCTTGGCACGAGCATTGTGCCCAAGATGCTTGGAATCTTCTGGTTTCATGTTCCAGAGATTTATTTTGATTCTTGCTTGCTTCAAATGGGGCTCATCCACACATTTCAAGGCATAGAGTCAGGCATCCTTCTGGCCATGGCTGTGGACCGTTATGTGGCCATCTGTTATCCACTAAGACATTCTGCCATCTTCACCCACCGCCTAGTCACCCAAATAGGGGCTTTGGTAACACTCAGGGCTGCCCTTCTCGTAGCCCCATCTTTAGTACTGATAAAATGTCGGTTTCAGTTTTACCATACAACCATCATCTCCCACTGCTACTGTGAGCATATGGCCATTGTGAAACTGGCTGCAGAAAATGTGCGGGCCAACAAAATCTATGGTTTGTTTGTGGCATTTATAGTTGCAGGGTTCGACCTCATATTCATCACTTTGTCTTATGCACAGATCTTTTTCACAGTTTTTCGTTTGCCCCAGAAGGAGGCTCGTTTGAAAGCATTCAATACGTGCATCGCTCACATGTGTGTCTTCCTCCAGTTCTACCTCCttgccttcttctccttcttcacaCATAGGTTTGGTGCTCATGTTCCCCCTTATATCCACATCCTCTTTTCTAGCCTCTATTTGCTGGTCCCCCCATTTCTCAATCCACTTGTCTACGGTGCCAAGACCAAGCAGATCCGCATTCATGTGGTAAAGATGTTCTCTTCATAA